A part of Mesorhizobium japonicum MAFF 303099 genomic DNA contains:
- a CDS encoding ATP-binding protein, with amino-acid sequence MIERRITTELTELLDSMPAVALLGPRQVGKTTLALEIAERRPSIYLDLESDADRARLAEPELYLADHEDKLVILDEVHRLPNLFQNLRGLIDRGRRSGRKAGRFLLLGSASIDLLKQSGETLAGRIAYLEMHPIDGLEVGAGDLGPLWVRGGFPDSFLAASDRASQRWRLDFIRTYLERDIPLLGPRIPAETLRRFWTMLAHHQAGLLNAAEFARALGVDGKTVASYLDLLVDLLLVRRLEPWHANVGKRLVKSPRVYVRDSGITHTLLGLATQEDVLGHPVAGASWEGFVIETLTAAAPAGTLSHFYRTAAGAEIDLLLTLPGQRLWAIEVKRSLTPKVEKGFHQACEDLAPERRIVVFPGAERFPLKHGIEAMPLRDLGRALLGEA; translated from the coding sequence ATGATTGAGCGCCGCATCACGACCGAACTCACCGAGTTGCTGGACAGCATGCCCGCCGTGGCGCTGCTCGGACCGCGTCAGGTTGGTAAGACCACTCTCGCGCTGGAAATAGCCGAACGGCGTCCTTCGATCTATCTCGACCTCGAATCCGACGCCGACCGCGCCCGACTTGCCGAGCCGGAACTTTATCTGGCCGATCATGAGGACAAGCTGGTCATCCTGGATGAGGTACACCGGCTACCTAACCTGTTCCAGAACCTGCGCGGGCTGATCGACCGCGGTCGGCGCAGCGGCCGCAAAGCTGGCCGCTTCCTGCTGTTGGGATCGGCGTCGATCGATCTTCTGAAGCAGTCAGGCGAAACCCTTGCCGGCCGCATCGCCTATCTCGAAATGCATCCGATCGACGGTCTCGAGGTTGGCGCCGGCGATCTTGGTCCGCTATGGGTGCGCGGCGGCTTCCCCGACAGCTTTCTGGCCGCCAGCGACCGCGCCAGCCAGCGGTGGCGGTTGGATTTCATCCGCACCTATCTGGAGCGCGATATCCCCCTCCTCGGTCCGCGCATCCCGGCCGAGACGCTGCGCCGCTTCTGGACCATGCTGGCGCACCACCAGGCCGGCCTGCTCAACGCCGCCGAGTTCGCCCGCGCGCTCGGCGTCGACGGCAAGACTGTCGCGTCTTATCTCGACCTGCTTGTCGATCTACTGCTGGTTCGCCGGCTGGAACCTTGGCACGCCAACGTCGGCAAGCGCTTGGTCAAATCACCGCGCGTCTATGTCCGCGACAGCGGCATCACCCATACGCTGCTTGGTCTCGCCACGCAGGAAGACGTGCTTGGACATCCGGTGGCCGGCGCCTCCTGGGAAGGCTTTGTCATCGAAACCCTCACTGCCGCCGCCCCCGCCGGCACGCTGAGCCATTTCTACCGAACCGCCGCGGGCGCGGAGATCGACCTGCTGCTTACATTGCCGGGCCAGCGCCTCTGGGCCATCGAAGTCAAGCGTAGCCTGACGCCGAAGGTGGAAAAAGGTTTCCATCAGGCCTGCGAGGACCTTGCTCCGGAGCGGCGCATCGTCGTCTTTCCGGGAGCGGAGCGTTTTCCGCTCAAGCATGGCATCGAAGCGATGCCCCTGCGGGACTTAGGCCGGGCGCTGCTTGGCGAAGCATAA
- the repC gene encoding plasmid replication protein RepC, with amino-acid sequence METGIATTPFGRRPMSLAMLAAQNESREIPKGKVIDKWQIYRNLCEGKSIVGIGDRALAVLNALLSFYPDSELSEENGLIVFPSNAQLSLRAHGMPDSTLRRNLAELVDCGLVIRRDSPNGKRYARKGRGGEIEEAFGFSLAPLLARAHEFEAAAERVRADNRALRLMRERITLHRRDIQKLVEAAVEEDVPGDWGGLWRRFRAVVEAIPRRACIAELEPIVADLAALRDEVDKLLEIHMKSTHPSGNDSQNERQQSDSNTDSIFEFEPALEKSGATAEPRTRTAEAPKTYPLGMVLKACPEIADYAVDGIGNWRDLMITAAQVRGYLGVSPSAYEEACHVMGQEIAAIVIACILQRAQHINSAGGYLRVLTEKARAGEFSVGPMLMAALKANGSPTRMAG; translated from the coding sequence ATGGAGACGGGTATTGCAACGACGCCCTTTGGGCGGCGGCCGATGTCGCTTGCCATGCTGGCAGCGCAAAACGAGTCACGGGAGATCCCCAAGGGCAAGGTCATCGACAAGTGGCAGATCTATCGCAACCTCTGCGAGGGCAAGAGCATCGTCGGCATCGGCGATCGCGCCCTGGCCGTCCTGAATGCGTTGCTGTCATTCTATCCTGACAGCGAGCTGAGTGAGGAAAACGGCCTCATCGTCTTCCCCTCGAACGCACAGCTGTCCCTCAGGGCGCACGGCATGCCGGATTCCACCTTGCGGAGGAACCTGGCGGAACTGGTGGATTGCGGTCTAGTCATCCGTCGGGACAGCCCGAACGGCAAGCGTTATGCACGGAAGGGCAGGGGTGGGGAGATCGAGGAAGCATTTGGCTTTTCCCTGGCGCCGCTGCTGGCCCGTGCTCACGAGTTCGAGGCGGCGGCCGAGCGTGTTCGCGCCGACAACAGGGCGCTCAGGCTTATGAGGGAACGCATCACGCTACACCGCCGGGATATCCAGAAGTTGGTCGAGGCGGCCGTTGAGGAAGACGTGCCGGGCGACTGGGGAGGCCTGTGGAGGCGTTTCCGCGCCGTTGTGGAGGCAATTCCGCGCCGAGCATGCATTGCCGAGCTCGAACCGATCGTGGCCGATCTGGCCGCGCTGCGTGATGAGGTGGATAAGCTGCTGGAAATCCATATGAAATCCACGCATCCGAGCGGCAATGACTCTCAAAACGAGCGGCAGCAATCTGATTCAAATACCGACTCTATTTTTGAATTTGAACCTGCTTTAGAGAAAAGCGGGGCGACGGCCGAGCCAAGGACGAGGACCGCAGAGGCGCCGAAAACATACCCGCTGGGGATGGTGCTGAAGGCCTGCCCCGAAATTGCGGATTATGCCGTCGACGGGATCGGCAATTGGCGCGATCTCATGATAACGGCTGCCCAGGTGCGGGGATATCTGGGCGTTTCGCCGTCAGCGTATGAGGAGGCTTGCCATGTGATGGGCCAGGAGATCGCGGCGATCGTGATTGCCTGCATCCTGCAAAGGGCGCAGCACATCAACTCGGCCGGCGGCTATTTGCGGGTGCTGACCGAGAAGGCGAGGGCAGGGGAGTTTTCGGTCGGACCGATGCTCATGGCTGCTTTGAAAGCTAATGGGTCACCTACCAGGATGGCCGGGTAA
- the repB gene encoding plasmid partitioning protein RepB, with protein sequence MSRRDVLNGIFADTTRELAAANFSKEADGGRVLAGPVRTMGLALDRMDQEARELREALKSGERVVELDPELIDGSFVRDRLDGEVPATDDIVRSIEENGQEVPILVRQHPDLEGRYQVAYGHRRLRAVRLLGRKVRAVVRRLSDNELVVAQGIENTARKDLSYIERAVFALSLETHGFGRDLIMQALSTEKTELSKLLSVAKGIPGSLVKAIGAAPSMGRRRWMDIAEKITDPKAMEVARNAIHRPEFEALGSDERFMMVLAEVSKKPPREQTISEWKPNGGKVAAKIKDTGRAYTLSLKTAEADEGFGAYLTKRLDDLYADWQANRKSKQE encoded by the coding sequence ATGAGCAGGCGAGACGTTCTGAACGGAATATTTGCCGATACGACCCGAGAGTTGGCCGCGGCCAACTTTTCCAAAGAGGCGGATGGCGGTCGTGTTCTGGCGGGTCCCGTAAGGACGATGGGACTTGCCCTCGACCGCATGGACCAGGAAGCCAGAGAACTTCGGGAAGCCTTGAAGTCCGGCGAGAGGGTTGTCGAACTCGATCCCGAACTCATTGACGGCTCATTCGTGCGTGATCGCCTCGACGGCGAGGTACCCGCTACGGACGATATTGTGAGGTCGATCGAGGAAAACGGCCAGGAAGTGCCCATCCTCGTCAGGCAGCACCCCGATCTCGAAGGACGATATCAGGTTGCCTATGGCCATAGGAGGCTTCGTGCTGTCCGGCTCCTCGGGCGGAAGGTAAGGGCGGTTGTCAGGCGATTATCGGACAATGAACTCGTCGTCGCACAAGGCATCGAAAACACTGCGAGAAAGGATCTCTCTTACATCGAGAGAGCGGTCTTTGCCTTAAGCCTCGAGACACACGGCTTCGGCCGCGATCTGATCATGCAGGCGTTAAGCACTGAGAAGACGGAACTGTCGAAATTGTTGTCCGTCGCCAAGGGCATTCCAGGCAGCCTAGTCAAAGCTATCGGTGCCGCACCCTCTATGGGCCGTCGCAGGTGGATGGATATTGCCGAAAAGATCACTGATCCCAAAGCGATGGAAGTCGCTAGAAATGCCATCCACAGGCCTGAATTCGAGGCCTTAGGCTCGGACGAACGCTTCATGATGGTTTTGGCTGAGGTTTCGAAGAAGCCGCCGCGAGAGCAGACCATCAGCGAGTGGAAACCGAACGGTGGCAAGGTTGCGGCAAAGATCAAGGACACCGGGAGGGCCTATACGCTCTCTCTCAAGACTGCCGAAGCCGATGAAGGCTTCGGCGCATATCTGACAAAACGGCTGGATGATCTCTATGCCGACTGGCAGGCAAACAGGAAATCGAAGCAGGAGTGA
- the repA gene encoding plasmid partitioning protein RepA produces MLQTQNVSTAISSDARIAHHARQLSMQLQLLRERLFPPSSQKMLKTFTSGEAAQLVGVSDGYLRQLSIDGKGPLPEVSQTGRRSYSLAQIHDLRQYMASIKPKDALTYLPWRQRGEKLQTIAVANFKGGSAKTTTSIYLAQYLALQGYRVLAVDLDPQASLSSMLGVQPEFDLAEGDTLYGAIRYDEKRRPLKEIIRKTYFAGLDLVPGNLELMEFEHETPTALMEQRKASNSEIFFRRVGMALAEVEANYDVVVVDCPPQLGYLTLGAVCAATSLLITVHPQMVDVASMSQFLLMTSDLLSVVRKAGGDLNHDFIRYVITRHEPHDGPQAQIVALLRSLFGDEVLAATVLKSTAIADAGLTKQTLYEIERGQVRRSTFDRAIESLDAVNGEILGGIEKAWERS; encoded by the coding sequence GACGGCCATTTCTTCCGACGCGCGGATTGCTCATCATGCGCGCCAGCTGTCTATGCAGCTGCAGTTACTGCGAGAGCGCCTGTTTCCGCCGTCCTCCCAGAAGATGTTGAAGACGTTCACCTCCGGCGAGGCCGCTCAGCTCGTCGGGGTATCGGACGGCTACCTACGGCAGCTTTCAATAGATGGCAAAGGCCCTTTGCCCGAGGTATCCCAGACGGGACGACGTTCGTACTCGCTCGCCCAAATTCATGATTTGCGGCAGTACATGGCTTCTATCAAGCCGAAGGATGCACTCACGTACCTTCCGTGGCGGCAGAGAGGCGAAAAGCTCCAGACGATTGCCGTTGCCAACTTCAAGGGCGGCAGTGCAAAGACAACGACATCCATCTACCTCGCACAGTATCTTGCCTTGCAGGGATATCGTGTTCTCGCGGTTGATCTCGACCCCCAGGCTTCGTTGTCGTCGATGCTCGGTGTTCAGCCGGAGTTCGATCTAGCGGAAGGCGATACGCTCTATGGTGCGATCCGTTACGACGAGAAACGGCGGCCGCTGAAGGAAATAATCAGAAAAACGTACTTCGCTGGCCTCGACCTCGTTCCCGGGAACTTGGAACTGATGGAGTTCGAGCACGAAACCCCGACTGCACTGATGGAGCAGCGGAAAGCAAGCAACAGCGAAATCTTCTTTCGGCGCGTCGGCATGGCCTTGGCCGAAGTCGAAGCCAATTATGACGTTGTGGTGGTCGACTGCCCGCCGCAGCTCGGATACCTGACGCTTGGTGCGGTTTGCGCAGCGACATCGCTTCTGATCACCGTCCATCCTCAGATGGTCGACGTGGCGTCAATGTCGCAGTTTCTGCTGATGACTTCCGACCTTCTGTCGGTCGTCCGGAAAGCAGGCGGCGATCTGAACCACGATTTCATCCGGTATGTCATAACGCGCCATGAGCCGCACGACGGTCCCCAGGCACAGATCGTTGCCTTGCTGAGAAGTCTTTTCGGGGACGAGGTTTTGGCGGCGACAGTGCTGAAATCGACGGCGATCGCCGATGCCGGGCTTACGAAACAGACACTCTATGAAATCGAACGAGGACAAGTCCGCCGCTCGACATTCGATAGGGCGATCGAATCCCTGGATGCAGTCAACGGGGAAATCCTCGGCGGCATCGAAAAGGCATGGGAGCGGTCATGA